From one uncultured Paludibacter sp. genomic stretch:
- a CDS encoding conserved hypothetical protein (Evidence 4 : Unknown function but conserved in other organisms): MRRKNTEKLGDIIGQVLKQNHLDEKLYEKRVIDSWGKALGETINNYTDKLYFKNGTLYVSISSSVLRHELFLEREKIKDTLNKYVXXNVVKNIIFQ, encoded by the coding sequence ATGCGGCGAAAAAATACTGAAAAATTAGGTGATATTATCGGACAGGTTTTGAAACAAAATCATTTGGACGAGAAACTGTACGAAAAACGCGTAATTGATTCGTGGGGAAAAGCGTTGGGGGAGACTATAAATAATTATACGGATAAACTTTATTTTAAAAACGGTACGCTTTACGTAAGTATTTCTTCTTCTGTTTTAAGGCATGAACTGTTTCTTGAACGAGAAAAAATTAAAGACACGCTGAATAAATATGTTCANGNAAATGTGGTTAAGAATATAATTTTTCAGTAA
- a CDS encoding Mannosyl-glycoprotein endo-beta-N-acetylglucosaminidase has translation MKKILFAILLISSNLLAQXRFNAYAVYIEKYSPLAIEQQAKHRIPASITLAQGLLESRAGLGDLAIKSNNHFGIKCNNWNGEKVYYDDDAKGECFRKYNDVRESYEDHSLFLKNRSRYASLFNLQPTDYKGWAYGLKAAGYATDPNYANKLIRLIENYDLQQYDKGKTNKYSEEKIIEKKSTFGKKRGSNVLKEFPHELYXNNGVKCVFSLAGDTYGXIAAEYGLSEKKILQYNDLTESEKLIPNTVVYLQKKKNKASKEFSRHIVQEGESLYRISQKYAIKLQKLYDLNNIPYSQGASVGMILKLR, from the coding sequence ATGAAAAAGATTTTATTTGCTATTCTTCTCATCTCAAGCAATTTATTGGCTCAAAANAGATTTAACGCTTATGCTGTATACATTGAAAAATATTCTCCATTGGCGATAGAACAACAAGCAAAACATCGTATTCCGGCAAGTATTACACTTGCTCAGGGCTTGTTGGAGTCGCGTGCAGGATTGGGAGATTTGGCAATCAAATCAAATAATCATTTCGGGATAAAATGCAATAACTGGAATGGTGAGAAAGTATATTACGATGATGATGCGAAAGGTGAATGTTTTAGAAAATATAATGACGTGCGCGAATCGTATGAAGACCATTCGCTTTTTCTTAAAAATCGTTCCCGTTATGCTTCGCTTTTCAATTTACAGCCAACGGATTATAAGGGTTGGGCGTATGGTTTAAAAGCTGCAGGTTATGCTACCGATCCCAATTATGCAAACAAATTAATACGGCTGATTGAAAATTACGACCTTCAACAATACGATAAAGGAAAAACAAATAAATATTCCGAAGAAAAAATAATAGAAAAAAAATCAACTTTTGGCAAAAAAAGAGGAAGCAATGTTTTGAAAGAATTTCCACACGAGTTGTATAANAATAATGGTGTAAAATGTGTTTTTTCTCTCGCAGGCGATACATACGGAAGNATTGCNGCTGAATATGGCTTATCGGAAAAGAAAATTTTGCAATATAATGATTTGACAGAATCTGAAAAACTTATACCCAATACAGTAGTTTATCTTCAGAAAAAGAAAAATAAAGCATCAAAAGAATTTTCACGTCACATAGTGCAAGAAGGAGAAAGTTTGTATCGAATTTCTCAAAAATATGCAATCAAATTACAGAAATTATACGATTTGAATAATATTCCTTATTCGCAAGGTGCATCTGTGGGGATGATTTTAAAATTAAGATAG
- a CDS encoding conserved exported hypothetical protein (Evidence 4 : Unknown function but conserved in other organisms), whose product MKKIFVASIFFAFATFMFNTNAGNTKTAVKTKPEKIEVYYFHFTHRCVTCLAVENETQKALPSLYPKLFKAGKIIFTSVNLDDKDSKVLAEKCKAEGQSLLIISGNKRIDLTDKGFMYAKNDPEKLKVEIKKSIDSLIK is encoded by the coding sequence ATGAAGAAAATTTTTGTTGCCTCCATATTTTTTGCATTTGCAACATTCATGTTTAATACAAACGCCGGAAATACGAAAACAGCGGTAAAAACTAAACCTGAAAAAATCGAAGTGTATTATTTCCATTTCACACATCGCTGCGTAACGTGCTTAGCTGTTGAAAACGAAACTCAAAAAGCGTTGCCTTCACTTTATCCTAAATTATTTAAAGCCGGAAAAATCATATTTACATCAGTTAATCTGGACGATAAAGACAGCAAAGTCTTGGCTGAAAAATGTAAAGCAGAAGGTCAATCTTTATTAATCATTAGCGGGAACAAACGTATTGATTTAACCGACAAAGGATTTATGTACGCGAAAAACGATCCCGAGAAACTAAAGGTTGAGATAAAAAAATCCATCGACAGTTTAATAAAATAA
- a CDS encoding Cytochrome c biogenesis protein transmembrane region translates to MEFLQSILDNSQYSFITAFILGLMTAISPCPLATNISAIGFISRDIENRKKVFISGLIYTLGRAFSYTVLAIIIFLGASKLNISMLFQGYGEKLLGPILIIIGLFMLNVLKINFPGFTSLSEKLGEKSKKSYWSTFLLGVVFALAFCPYSGVLYFAMLIPMTVSSASGLYLPFIFAFATGLPVILFAWLIAFAVGNVGKFYNRIKKFESWFRIVVAIIFILVGIYYTVIFFIR, encoded by the coding sequence ATGGAGTTTTTACAAAGCATACTGGATAATTCTCAATACTCGTTTATCACTGCTTTTATTCTGGGATTAATGACAGCGATAAGTCCTTGTCCTTTAGCCACCAATATTTCCGCAATAGGATTTATTAGCCGTGACATAGAAAACCGCAAAAAAGTATTTATCAGCGGACTTATTTATACCCTTGGAAGAGCTTTTAGTTATACTGTTTTAGCTATCATTATATTCTTGGGGGCAAGCAAATTAAATATTTCGATGTTATTTCAAGGTTATGGCGAAAAACTATTAGGACCGATTTTGATCATTATCGGTTTATTCATGCTTAATGTTTTAAAAATCAATTTCCCCGGTTTTACTTCCCTGAGCGAAAAATTAGGTGAAAAAAGTAAAAAAAGTTATTGGAGTACATTTCTTTTGGGAGTTGTTTTTGCTTTAGCTTTTTGTCCTTACAGTGGCGTATTGTATTTTGCAATGCTTATTCCTATGACGGTTTCAAGCGCAAGCGGTTTATATCTGCCGTTTATTTTTGCTTTTGCTACCGGATTGCCTGTAATTTTATTTGCATGGTTAATTGCTTTTGCTGTAGGAAATGTAGGAAAATTTTACAATCGAATAAAAAAGTTTGAATCTTGGTTTCGAATTGTTGTTGCCATCATTTTTATATTAGTGGGAATTTATTATACAGTCATCTTTTTTATACGCTGA
- a CDS encoding Permease, with amino-acid sequence MKLEKKIITPIILLPVWYAIYSNLKSVTDWLVDSVLKMQQGAHFTEAFRFFIFEFPKVLLLLVLIIFVVGIIRSYFTAESTRKALEGKKTFTGNIMASVLGIVTPFCSCSAIPLFLGFVESGIPLGITFSFLIAAPMINEVAVILLYGMFGWKVAAIYIGTGLAIAITAGWIIGKLKLEKWVEPWVYETKLGSENMDEEKILFADRIKMGYNAVKEIVGKVWLYVALGILVGAGAHGYVPEEFMASLMGKTAWYSVPLSILIGIPLYSNAAGIVPIVSVLIEKGASLGTALAFMMSVIALSLPEMVILKKVLKLPFIITFIAIVAVGIMIVGFLFNYIF; translated from the coding sequence ATGAAATTAGAAAAAAAAATAATAACTCCAATAATACTCTTGCCTGTTTGGTACGCTATTTATTCCAACTTAAAATCCGTTACGGACTGGTTGGTAGATTCAGTACTTAAAATGCAACAAGGAGCGCATTTTACTGAAGCATTCCGCTTTTTTATCTTTGAATTTCCAAAAGTATTATTATTACTCGTTTTGATAATATTCGTGGTAGGCATTATTCGCAGTTATTTTACTGCCGAAAGTACAAGAAAAGCATTAGAAGGAAAGAAAACATTTACCGGAAACATTATGGCTTCGGTGTTGGGTATTGTAACGCCGTTTTGTTCATGTTCGGCTATTCCTTTGTTTTTAGGTTTTGTTGAATCGGGAATTCCGCTGGGTATAACATTTTCATTTCTTATTGCCGCACCTATGATAAATGAAGTTGCCGTAATTTTGCTTTACGGAATGTTTGGATGGAAAGTTGCTGCTATTTACATTGGTACCGGACTTGCAATTGCCATAACTGCCGGTTGGATTATTGGAAAACTGAAACTCGAAAAATGGGTTGAACCTTGGGTTTATGAAACTAAACTTGGCAGTGAAAACATGGACGAGGAAAAGATTTTATTTGCAGACCGCATAAAAATGGGATATAACGCAGTAAAAGAAATTGTGGGGAAAGTTTGGTTGTATGTTGCGTTGGGGATTTTAGTAGGAGCAGGCGCTCACGGATATGTTCCCGAAGAATTTATGGCATCACTTATGGGCAAAACTGCTTGGTATTCAGTACCGTTATCCATTTTAATTGGCATCCCGTTATACTCAAATGCTGCCGGAATTGTTCCTATCGTTTCTGTTTTAATTGAAAAGGGAGCATCGCTTGGCACAGCATTGGCGTTTATGATGTCGGTGATTGCTTTATCGCTTCCCGAAATGGTGATTTTGAAAAAAGTTCTAAAGCTTCCATTTATTATTACTTTTATAGCAATTGTAGCCGTCGGAATTATGATAGTAGGATTTTTATTCAATTACATATTCTAA
- a CDS encoding Biotin/lipoyl attachment domain-containing protein, which translates to MEKEIKQEQTQESKESQLVDFAVTARKYKTLLTKKYKKRKFWENPSPYEIQSFIPGTIIEIFVKEGRLVKEGEPLIILEAMKMQNKIEMPFTARIKKVNVKEGERIPKDFLMIELEPEK; encoded by the coding sequence ATGGAAAAAGAAATAAAACAAGAACAAACACAAGAATCGAAGGAGTCTCAATTAGTAGATTTCGCGGTTACCGCTCGAAAGTATAAAACACTTTTGACAAAGAAATACAAAAAACGTAAATTCTGGGAAAATCCAAGTCCGTACGAAATTCAATCTTTCATACCCGGAACAATTATTGAGATTTTTGTAAAGGAGGGGAGACTGGTTAAAGAAGGAGAACCATTGATTATTTTGGAAGCAATGAAAATGCAGAACAAAATAGAGATGCCTTTTACAGCACGAATAAAGAAAGTAAATGTAAAAGAAGGAGAACGAATTCCGAAGGATTTTCTGATGATAGAATTAGAACCGGAAAAATAA
- a CDS encoding Cytidine deaminase — translation MKILSIETKVSEYDYXELPAEYRQLVDIAKDNTQTAYAPYSQFQVGAAVLLENGKIVGGNNQENSASPTTLCAERVAMFYANSQFPDIAPKAIAIAAFTNGQFLENPVTPCGSCRQVLLETEERYEKPIEVILFGTGKVYIIKNVKQLLPLCFEKSSLKLDVK, via the coding sequence ATGAAAATTTTATCCATAGAAACAAAGGTTTCTGAATATGATTATAANGAACTTCCTGCCGAATACAGGCAATTAGTTGATATAGCAAAAGATAACACACAAACAGCGTATGCTCCNTATTCCCAATTCCAAGTTGGCGCTGCTGTGTTGCTCGAAAACGGAAAAATAGTAGGAGGCAATAATCAAGAAAATTCCGCCTCGCCAACTACACTTTGTGCAGAACGTGTTGCTATGTTTTATGCCAATTCACAATTCCCTGATATAGCGCCAAAAGCTATTGCCATTGCAGCTTTCACAAATGGACAATTCTTAGAAAATCCGGTTACACCTTGCGGAAGTTGCCGGCAGGTTTTGCTTGAAACCGAAGAAAGATACGAAAAACCGATTGAAGTGATTCTTTTCGGCACAGGAAAAGTATATATTATTAAAAATGTTAAGCAACTACTCCCGCTTTGCTTTGAGAAAAGCAGTTTGAAGTTAGACGTTAAGTAA
- a CDS encoding GntR family transcriptional regulator with an aminotransferase domain (fragment), whose translation METTTQRIVNIYQEVISKDKKIRNXPVLYRKIYIVIKEAIQNNEIPVGXILPPTRVLAGELKVSRSTIIKAYEQLLIENLIESIPGSGHRVKDGALKLTTGKNTKIDFSDYPQLSXIAESFKKNIYLINSTNDKDIAFRPGLPPLDIFPVNHWKNLSNMYWRHIKYSALTYSASSGTEQLKKTLADYLNFSRNIKCDPRQIIVVSGSLQSLYIIGSVLLNPGDSMIMENPTFPNVISIFTGLRSKIFPIGIDEEGLKVNDIENTIDFHPKLIHVVPSCHYPTGTKMSLNRRLEXLEWASKHKSIIIENDYEHEVNNYKSFIPSIYSLDNEQRTIFXEERGEVFSQTFKNSFGTNILLQDNKTKSLHMLARIKNEMKDKDFVNYLSKNNILTHSLNKCFVKESVEQGLILGYTSVRPSVIKQKIYQFEKLYRNYXK comes from the coding sequence ATGGAAACCACAACTCAAAGAATTGTAAACATATATCAAGAGGTAATAAGTAAAGATAAAAAAATTAGAAATNTACCTGTTCTTTATAGAAAGATTTATATCGTAATAAAAGAAGCTATACAAAATAATGAAATACCAGTNGGTANTATTTTACCACCTACNCGNGTTCTTGCAGGCGAATTAAAAGTATCGAGAAGTACTATAATTAAAGCATATGAGCAGTTACTAATAGAAAATTTAATTGAATCTATTCCCGGTTCGGGACATAGAGTAAAAGACGGTGCTTTAAAATTAACAACNGGGAAAAATACAAAAATAGACTTTTCCGATTATCCGCAGCTTTCGGANATCGCGGAATCATTCAAAAAAAATATATATCTCATCAATAGTACCAACGATAAAGATATTGCTTTCAGACCNGGGCTGCCACCTTTAGATATATTTCCGGTAAATCATTGGAAAAATCTTAGTAATATGTATTGGAGGCATATTAAATATTCTGCATTAACATATTCTGCTTCTTCCGGCACCGAACAGCTAAAAAAAACATTGGCTGATTATCTTAATTTTAGCCGTAATATTAAATGCGACCCGCGCCAAATCATAGTTGTGTCAGGGTCATTGCAATCTTTGTATATTATAGGGAGTGTCTTGTTAAATCCCGGCGATAGTATGATTATGGAAAATCCTACATTTCCAAATGTAATATCTATATTTACGGGATTACGCAGTAAAATTTTTCCGATAGGAATAGATGAGGAAGGATTAAAAGTCAATGATATTGAAAATACAATAGATTTTCATCCAAAGCTTATCCATGTTGTGCCTTCGTGTCATTATCCTACCGGAACGAAGATGAGTTTAAATCGACGATTGGAATTNCTGGAATGGGCATCAAAACATAAATCTATCATTATCGAAAATGATTATGAGCATGAAGTAAATAATTATAAAAGTTTTATTCCCTCTATTTATAGTTTGGATAATGAACAACGGACAATATTTTTNGAAGAGCGAGGAGAAGTGTTTAGTCAGACTTTTAAAAATTCGTTTGGAACAAATATTTTACTTCAAGATAATAAAACAAAAAGTTTACATATGCTGGCAAGAATAAAAAATGAAATGAAAGATAAAGATTTTGTTAATTATCTTTCTAAAAATAATATTTTGACACATTCTCTTAATAAATGTTTTGTAAAGGAGAGTGTTGAACAAGGACTAATTTTGGGCTATACTTCTGTGAGACCTTCAGTGATAAAACAAAAAATTTATCAATTTGAAAAACTTTATCGTAATTATNACAAATAG
- the yqjD gene encoding putative propionyl-CoA carboxylase beta chain (Evidence 3 : Putative function from multiple computational evidences), with protein sequence MSLKKNIIALRQKKAXAEKGGGDKAIEKQIAMGKMPARVRILALLDXDSFHEYDMFVEHEEQNFGMASKELPGDGVITGTGTINGNPVCIYAQDFTVMGGSLGLKHARKITKIMDHALRMKIPCIGINDSGGARIQEGIGALAGYGEIFYRNTMASGVIPQLSVILGPCAGGAVYSPALTDFVFVVENISKMFITGPNVIETVLGEKISQEDLGGARVHAEITGNAHFYAATEMDCFEQIKTLISLIPHNNEQKAAAIEPKKPKFRKKIENIIPSDPKQPYDVREVIYSLTDDSKFLEVQELWAANIVIGFGRMEGETVGFVANQPMYLAGVLDCDASDKAARFIRFCDAFNIPIITLEDMPGYLPGVDQEHAGVIRHGAKMLYAYSEATVPKMTVILRKAYGGGYIAMNSRHLGADFMFAWPSAEIAVMGPEGAANIIFRKEIMEAENEEEMRQQKVKEYVEKFANPFVAASKGYIDAVIEPEETRGLLLHSLSVSRNKQDHRPTKKHGIPPF encoded by the coding sequence ATGTCTTTAAAGAAAAACATTATTGCACTNCGTCAAAAAAAAGCAATNGCAGAAAAAGGCGGAGGCGACAAAGCTATTGAAAAACAAATAGCGATGGGGAAAATGCCTGCACGTGTTCGTATTCTTGCATTGTTGGATAANGATTCGTTTCATGAATACGATATGTTTGTGGAACACGAAGAACAAAACTTCGGAATGGCTTCCAAAGAGCTTCCTGGCGATGGTGTAATTACCGGAACTGGTACGATTAACGGAAATCCGGTGTGTATCTATGCACAAGACTTTACGGTAATGGGTGGTTCGCTCGGTTTGAAACACGCCCGTAAAATTACCAAAATTATGGATCACGCATTAAGAATGAAAATTCCTTGTATAGGGATAAACGACTCAGGCGGAGCTCGTATTCAAGAAGGTATAGGTGCATTAGCCGGTTACGGTGAAATTTTCTATCGAAATACAATGGCTTCNGGTGTTATTCCGCAACTTTCAGTTATTCTCGGTCCCTGTGCGGGTGGTGCNGTTTATTCACCTGCGTTAACCGACTTTGTATTTGTAGTGGAAAATATTTCTAAGATGTTTATTACCGGACCAAACGTAATAGAAACCGTATTGGGCGAAAAAATTTCACAAGAAGATTTAGGAGGTGCGCGCGTTCACGCAGAAATTACCGGGAATGCGCACTTTTATGCGGCAACCGAAATGGATTGTTTCGAACAAATAAAAACGCTTATTTCACTTATCCCACATAATAATGAACAAAAAGCTGCTGCTATTGAACCCAAAAAACCCAAATTTAGAAAGAAAATAGAAAATATTATTCCTTCCGATCCGAAACAACCTTATGATGTTCGTGAGGTAATTTATTCTCTTACCGATGACTCTAAATTCCTCGAAGTTCAGGAACTTTGGGCCGCCAATATCGTTATTGGATTTGGGCGCATGGAAGGTGAAACTGTGGGATTTGTAGCAAATCAACCCATGTATTTGGCAGGGGTTTTGGATTGCGATGCATCAGATAAAGCGGCTCGTTTTATCCGTTTCTGCGACGCATTTAATATCCCAATTATTACATTGGAGGATATGCCGGGTTATTTACCTGGGGTAGATCAGGAACACGCCGGAGTTATCCGCCACGGAGCAAAAATGTTGTATGCTTATTCTGAAGCAACCGTTCCTAAAATGACGGTTATTTTGCGTAAAGCTTATGGTGGAGGTTATATTGCAATGAATTCGCGCCACTTGGGAGCAGATTTTATGTTTGCTTGGCCCAGTGCAGAAATTGCAGTAATGGGACCTGAAGGAGCTGCCAACATTATTTTCCGTAAGGAAATTATGGAGGCTGAAAATGAGGAGGAAATGCGTCAGCAAAAGGTAAAAGAATATGTGGAAAAATTTGCAAATCCGTTTGTNGCTGCATCTAAAGGATACATTGATGCTGTAATTGAGCCGGAAGAAACGCGCGGCTTATTATTACACTCATTGTCTGTTTCAAGAAACAAACAAGATCATCGTCCTACGAAGAAGCACGGAATCCCTCCTTTCTAA
- a CDS encoding conserved hypothetical protein (Evidence 4 : Unknown function but conserved in other organisms), translated as MKKEIYTVEYPLNNASSNLLWTVIGTPLGLSEWFSDGVTVNGXEYTFSWEKHEQTAILQQIKQGKFIRFQWEEDTGTXAYFQMEIDTQDLTGNVAXIITDFAAPNDKDDAILLWDSQIETXKXXNGI; from the coding sequence ATGAAAAAAGAAATTTATACTGTAGAATATCCTCTCAATAATGCTTCAAGCAATTTATTATGGACAGTAATAGGCACGCCTTTAGGACTATCGGAATGGTTTTCGGACGGGGTTACCGTAAACGGCNATGAATACACCTTTTCTTGGGAAAAACACGAGCAAACTGCGATTTTACAACAGATAAAACAAGGAAAATTCATTCGTTTTCAATGGGAAGAAGATACCGGAACGNATGCTTATTTTCAAATGGAAATAGACACACAGGATTTAACCGGAAATGTAGCATTNATTATAACGGACTTTGCCGCACCCAACGATAAAGATGATGCTATTCTGCTTTGGGATAGCCAAATAGAAACNNTGAAGAGNAANAATGGAATATAA
- a CDS encoding conserved hypothetical protein (Evidence 4 : Unknown function but conserved in other organisms) — protein sequence MDFRAILSSPITLKELNLIKDEILKNPTTFSEVFEFIFEKTSKWAWRAAWAIEKVSEADTSFFSEKEILRLMELSVFIQNDGLKRAVLAILINLPIPENLPVEFINVCFERMISMRESVAVQALSMQMLLRIGNKIPELIPEILVTLENXDLTGVSAGYLAIRKKTMKALTKKMDY from the coding sequence ATGGATTTTAGAGCAATCTTATCATCTCCGATTACGCTGAAAGAATTAAATCTTATCAAAGATGAGATATTAAAAAATCCAACAACATTTTCCGAAGTTTTTGAATTTATTTTTGAAAAAACATCCAAATGGGCTTGGCGTGCGGCTTGGGCTATTGAAAAAGTGAGCGAAGCGGATACTTCTTTTTTCTCCGAAAAGGAGATTTTACGTTTAATGGAATTATCCGTATTTATTCAAAACGATGGTCTAAAACGCGCTGTTCTTGCCATTTTAATTAACTTACCTATTCCTGAAAATCTTCCGGTAGAATTTATTAATGTTTGTTTTGAACGAATGATTTCAATGAGAGAGTCGGTTGCTGTACAAGCGCTGTCCATGCAAATGTTATTACGAATTGGAAATAAAATACCGGAACTCATTCCAGAAATACTCGTCACGCTCGAAAATNTGGATTTAACAGGCGTGAGTGCGGGTTATTTAGCCATTAGAAAGAAAACAATGAAAGCGTTGACGAAAAAAATGGACTACTAA
- a CDS encoding conserved hypothetical protein (Evidence 4 : Unknown function but conserved in other organisms), producing the protein MKFGKVENPLEIDFTLPADAQETKSILQKRNHSDFNVYVGCAKWNKTDLKGFYPRGTKDELTYYSTQFNSIELNATFYNMPSAQQIIKWKEKTPEDFKFFPKITQSITHFRRLLNVSDLTNIYCDSVAHFEEKLGMVFLQLHDNFTPKEYPKLKEFIENFPKVIPLAVEVRNKDFYADKNVWDKYCNLLENNNVTNLIVDTAGRRDMIHQRLTTPTAFIRFVGCNNNQIDFERLDEWIIRIEKWKKDGLQNLYFFVHQNFEESSPMFTSYFIQKINKKLGLNIKIPKLADEKTENKENTLF; encoded by the coding sequence ATGAAATTCGGCAAAGTTGAAAATCCTTTGGAAATAGATTTTACGCTTCCTGCAGATGCACAAGAAACAAAGTCAATATTGCAGAAAAGAAATCATTCCGATTTTAATGTGTATGTTGGTTGTGCCAAGTGGAACAAAACCGATTTGAAAGGTTTTTATCCTCGCGGAACAAAAGATGAACTCACATATTATTCTACGCAGTTTAATTCCATTGAGTTGAACGCCACATTTTACAACATGCCTTCTGCGCAGCAAATTATAAAATGGAAAGAAAAAACGCCGGAAGATTTTAAATTTTTCCCGAAAATTACTCAGTCGATCACTCATTTCCGAAGACTGTTGAATGTGAGTGATTTAACAAATATATATTGCGATTCCGTAGCGCATTTCGAGGAAAAACTCGGAATGGTTTTTTTACAACTTCACGATAATTTTACTCCAAAAGAGTATCCAAAACTAAAAGAATTTATCGAAAATTTCCCCAAAGTAATTCCCTTAGCCGTAGAAGTTAGAAACAAAGACTTTTATGCCGATAAAAATGTTTGGGATAAATATTGTAATTTGCTGGAAAATAATAATGTAACCAATTTAATTGTAGATACAGCGGGAAGGCGCGACATGATTCATCAACGCTTAACAACACCTACTGCTTTCATTCGTTTTGTGGGTTGTAATAACAATCAAATTGATTTTGAACGGCTCGATGAATGGATTATACGCATTGAAAAATGGAAAAAGGATGGATTGCAAAATTTATATTTTTTTGTTCATCAAAATTTTGAAGAATCATCGCCAATGTTTACATCCTATTTTATTCAGAAAATAAATAAAAAACTGGGATTAAACATCAAAATTCCAAAATTGGCAGATGAAAAAACAGAAAACAAAGAAAATACATTGTTTTGA